Proteins co-encoded in one Opitutus terrae PB90-1 genomic window:
- a CDS encoding FKBP-type peptidyl-prolyl cis-trans isomerase, with product MNAWGSRATSTAGGLGVMKPRLIFVSLVTMLAIAGCDRNESQPPPAVDDLALERRVQAFGQTATAADIAWRSSGLGIRIITPGEGSAPKMTDVVRVHYTGRLKDGTVFDDSRARGKPQDFVVNRLITGWAAAMSSLQPGGRAEIFIPPKLGYGGMKVAGVPPNSGLIFDVELLAVNP from the coding sequence ATGAACGCTTGGGGCTCGCGCGCGACGAGCACAGCGGGTGGACTCGGCGTGATGAAGCCCCGGCTGATTTTCGTCTCGTTGGTCACGATGCTGGCGATTGCCGGGTGTGATCGGAACGAGTCTCAGCCCCCGCCGGCGGTGGACGATCTCGCGCTCGAACGTCGCGTGCAGGCGTTTGGGCAGACCGCCACGGCGGCGGATATCGCCTGGCGCTCGAGCGGCCTGGGGATCCGCATCATCACGCCAGGCGAGGGGAGCGCTCCGAAGATGACGGACGTGGTACGCGTGCACTACACCGGCCGGTTGAAGGACGGCACGGTGTTCGACGACTCGCGTGCGCGAGGAAAACCGCAGGATTTCGTGGTGAACCGGCTGATCACCGGTTGGGCCGCCGCAATGTCGTCGCTCCAACCCGGCGGTCGCGCGGAGATTTTCATTCCGCCGAAGCTCGGCTACGGCGGTATGAAAGTGGCGGGGGTGCCACCGAACTCCGGACTGATCTTCGATGTCGAGTTGCTCGCGGTGAACCCGTAG